A stretch of Melospiza georgiana isolate bMelGeo1 unplaced genomic scaffold, bMelGeo1.pri scaffold_29, whole genome shotgun sequence DNA encodes these proteins:
- the LOC131096465 gene encoding olfactory receptor 14J1-like translates to MSNSSSISHFLLLALADTRQLQLLHFCLLLGISLAALLANSLIISAVACSHHLHTPMFFFLLNPALSDLGMICTTVPKAMHNSLWDTRDISYTGCATQLFFFVFFIGAEFYLLTIMCYDRYVSICKPLHYGTLLGSRACAHMAAAAWASAFLNALLHTANTFSLPLCHGNALGQFFCEIPQILKLSCSQSNFRELGLIAVSVCLVFGCLVFIVFSYVQIFRAVLRIPSEQGWHKAFSTCLPHLAVVTLFISTSFFTYLKPPSMSSPSLDLALSVLYSVVPPALNPLIYSLRNQELKAAVWRLMMGLYHKQ, encoded by the coding sequence atgtccaacagcagctccatcagccacttcctcctgctggcattggcagacacacggcagctgcagctcctgcacttctgcctcttgctgggaatctccctggctgccctcctggccaacagcctcatcatcagcgccgtagcctgcagccaccacctgcacacgcccatgttcttcttcctgctcaacccggccctcagcgacctgggtatgatctgcaccactgtccccaaagccatgcacaattccctctgggacaccagggacatctcctacactggatgtgccacacagctctttttctttgtgttcttcaTTGGAGCAGAGTTTTATCtgctgaccatcatgtgctacgaccgctacgtttccatctgcaaacccctgcactacgggaccctccttggcagcagagcttgtgcccacatggcagcagctgcctgggccagtgcctttctcaatgctctgctgcatacagccaatacattttccctgcccctgtgccatggtaATGCcttgggccagttcttctgtgaaatcccacagatcctcaagctctcctgctcacagtCCAACTTCAGGGAACTTGGGCTAATTGCTGTTAGTGTGTGTTTAGTATTTGGCTGtcttgtgttcattgttttctcctatgtgcagatcttcagggctgtgctgaggatcccctctgagcagggatggcacaaagccttttccacctgcctccctcacctggctgtggtcacCCTGTTCATCAGCACTTCATTTTTTACatacctgaagcccccctccatgtcctccccatccctggatctggccctgtcagttctgtactcggtggtgcctccagccctgaaccccctcatctacagcctgaggaaccaggagctcaaggctgcagtgtggagactgatgatGGGATTGTATCACAAACAATAA